From one Lemur catta isolate mLemCat1 chromosome 5, mLemCat1.pri, whole genome shotgun sequence genomic stretch:
- the LOC123638353 gene encoding butyrophilin subfamily 2 member A2-like isoform X9 — protein MEPAVSLHFSLPASLLLPLLSLLALVSAQFTIQGPADPILAMMGENTTLHCHLSPEKNAEDMEVRWFRSQFSPAVLVYKGGRERTEEQMEEYRGRTTLVSKDISRGRVALVIHNVTAQENGTYRCYFQEGRSYDEAIMHLKVAGWTGHTQLEGRKLVFGRINPTANIYSRQMDAWCCDGAYTWSTKKIVHCLGSKPLVEMKGHEDGGIRLECTSGGWYPEPLAVWRDPYGKVVPALEEAYTADRDGLFMVTTAVIIRDSSLRNVSCSVNSTLLGQEKETVIFIPEYFTPSTSPWVVILALILTILIILMAVSICCIKKLHREKRILSGEKDVEQEEKEIAQQLQEELRWRRTLLHAADVVLDPDTAHPELFLSEDRRSVRRGPSRQSVPDNPERFDCQPCVLGREYFTSGKHYWEVEVENVMAWTMGVCRDSVEKKGEALLLPQNGFWTLEMFENQYRALSSPERILPLRERLGRVGVFLDYEAGDVSFYNMRDRSHIYTCPRSPFAGPLRPFFRLGSDDSPLFICPALTGANGVTVPEEGLILHRAQTLHRPQD, from the exons CCCAGTTTACCATCCAGGGTCCAGCTGATCCAATCCTGGCCATGATGGGAGAAAACACCACTTTACACTGCCACCTGTCACCTGAGAAAAATGCTGAGGACATGGAGGTGCGGTGGTTCCGGTCTCAGTTCTCGCCAGCAGTGCTGGTGTACAAGGGTGGGCGAGAGAGAACAGAGGAGCAGATGGAGGAGTACAGAGGAAGAACCACCCTTGTGAGCAAAGACATCAGCAGAGGCAGGGTGGCGCTGGTCATACACAATGTCACAGCCCAGGAGAATGGCACCTACCGCTGTTACTTCCAAGAAGGCAGGTCCTATGATGAGGCCATCATGCACCTCAAGGTGGCAG GTTGGACTGGACACACCCAGCTGGAAGGGAGAAAATTAGTCTTTGGCAGAATAAACCcaacagcaaacatttacagCAGACAGATGGATGCTTGGTGCTGTGATGGGGCCTATACGTGGAGCACAAAGAAGATTGTGCACT GCCTAGGCTCTAAACCCCTTGTTGAAATGAAAGGGCACGAGGATGGGGGCATCCGGCTGGAGTGCACATCTGGAGGGTGGTACCCAGAGCCTCTCGCGGTGTGGAGGGACCCCTATGGTAAGGTTGTACCTGCCCTGGAGGAGGCTTACACTGCTGACAGAGACGGCCTCTTCATGGTGACCACAGCTGTGATCATCAGAGATAGCTCCCTGAGGAACGTGTCCTGCTCTGTCAACAGCACCTTGCTCGGCCAGGAGAAGGAAACCGTGATTTTCATTCCAG aatattttacacCCAGCACATCTCCCTGGGTTGTGATCCTGGCTCTCATCCTGACTATTCTCATCATCCTCATGGCTGTGAGCATCTGTTGCATCAAGAAACTCCACAGGGAAAAAAGGATTTTGTCAGGGGAAAAGGATGTtgaacaggaagagaaagaaattgcaC agcaACTTCAAGAAGAATTGC GATGGAGAAGAACACTCTTACATGCTG CTGATGTGGTCCTGGACCCAGACACCGCTCACCCTGAGCTCTTCCTGTCTGAGGATCGGAGAAGTGTGAGACGGGGCCCTTCCCGGCAGAGCGTGCCTGACAACCCTGAGAGATTCGACTGTCAGCCTTGTGTCCTGGGCCGGGAATATTTCACCTCAGGAAAACATTACTGGGAGGTGGAAGTTGAAAACGTGATGGCATGGACAATGGGGGTTTGTAGAGACAGTGTTGAGAAGAAAGGGGAGGCCCTGCTGCTTCCTCAGAATGGCTTCTGGACCCTGGAGATGTTTGAAAACCAATACCGGGCCCTGTCCTCCCCCGAGAGGATTCTTCCTCTGAGAGAGCGCCTCGGCCGGGTGGGCGTCTTCCTGGACTATGAAGCTGGAGATGTCTCCTTCTACAACATGAGGGACAGATCGCACATCTACACGTGTCCCCGTTCACCCTTTGCTGGCCCCCTAAGACCCTTCTTCAGGCTGGGGTCTGACGACAGCCCCCTCTTCATCTGCCCAGCACTCACAGGAGCCAATGGCGTCACAGTGCCTGAGGAGGGCCTGATTCTTCACAGGGCACAGACCCTACACCGCCCTCAGGACTAA
- the LOC123638353 gene encoding butyrophilin subfamily 2 member A2-like isoform X8 yields MNGKWPSSKLCFRCPWAVWRKEARPENHHLRVGGEKKTQRLILEAQFTIQGPADPILAMMGENTTLHCHLSPEKNAEDMEVRWFRSQFSPAVLVYKGGRERTEEQMEEYRGRTTLVSKDISRGRVALVIHNVTAQENGTYRCYFQEGRSYDEAIMHLKVAGWTGHTQLEGRKLVFGRINPTANIYSRQMDAWCCDGAYTWSTKKIVHCLGSKPLVEMKGHEDGGIRLECTSGGWYPEPLAVWRDPYGKVVPALEEAYTADRDGLFMVTTAVIIRDSSLRNVSCSVNSTLLGQEKETVIFIPEYFTPSTSPWVVILALILTILIILMAVSICCIKKLHREKRILSGEKDVEQEEKEIAQQLQEELRWRRTLLHAADVVLDPDTAHPELFLSEDRRSVRRGPSRQSVPDNPERFDCQPCVLGREYFTSGKHYWEVEVENVMAWTMGVCRDSVEKKGEALLLPQNGFWTLEMFENQYRALSSPERILPLRERLGRVGVFLDYEAGDVSFYNMRDRSHIYTCPRSPFAGPLRPFFRLGSDDSPLFICPALTGANGVTVPEEGLILHRAQTLHRPQD; encoded by the exons CCCAGTTTACCATCCAGGGTCCAGCTGATCCAATCCTGGCCATGATGGGAGAAAACACCACTTTACACTGCCACCTGTCACCTGAGAAAAATGCTGAGGACATGGAGGTGCGGTGGTTCCGGTCTCAGTTCTCGCCAGCAGTGCTGGTGTACAAGGGTGGGCGAGAGAGAACAGAGGAGCAGATGGAGGAGTACAGAGGAAGAACCACCCTTGTGAGCAAAGACATCAGCAGAGGCAGGGTGGCGCTGGTCATACACAATGTCACAGCCCAGGAGAATGGCACCTACCGCTGTTACTTCCAAGAAGGCAGGTCCTATGATGAGGCCATCATGCACCTCAAGGTGGCAG GTTGGACTGGACACACCCAGCTGGAAGGGAGAAAATTAGTCTTTGGCAGAATAAACCcaacagcaaacatttacagCAGACAGATGGATGCTTGGTGCTGTGATGGGGCCTATACGTGGAGCACAAAGAAGATTGTGCACT GCCTAGGCTCTAAACCCCTTGTTGAAATGAAAGGGCACGAGGATGGGGGCATCCGGCTGGAGTGCACATCTGGAGGGTGGTACCCAGAGCCTCTCGCGGTGTGGAGGGACCCCTATGGTAAGGTTGTACCTGCCCTGGAGGAGGCTTACACTGCTGACAGAGACGGCCTCTTCATGGTGACCACAGCTGTGATCATCAGAGATAGCTCCCTGAGGAACGTGTCCTGCTCTGTCAACAGCACCTTGCTCGGCCAGGAGAAGGAAACCGTGATTTTCATTCCAG aatattttacacCCAGCACATCTCCCTGGGTTGTGATCCTGGCTCTCATCCTGACTATTCTCATCATCCTCATGGCTGTGAGCATCTGTTGCATCAAGAAACTCCACAGGGAAAAAAGGATTTTGTCAGGGGAAAAGGATGTtgaacaggaagagaaagaaattgcaC agcaACTTCAAGAAGAATTGC GATGGAGAAGAACACTCTTACATGCTG CTGATGTGGTCCTGGACCCAGACACCGCTCACCCTGAGCTCTTCCTGTCTGAGGATCGGAGAAGTGTGAGACGGGGCCCTTCCCGGCAGAGCGTGCCTGACAACCCTGAGAGATTCGACTGTCAGCCTTGTGTCCTGGGCCGGGAATATTTCACCTCAGGAAAACATTACTGGGAGGTGGAAGTTGAAAACGTGATGGCATGGACAATGGGGGTTTGTAGAGACAGTGTTGAGAAGAAAGGGGAGGCCCTGCTGCTTCCTCAGAATGGCTTCTGGACCCTGGAGATGTTTGAAAACCAATACCGGGCCCTGTCCTCCCCCGAGAGGATTCTTCCTCTGAGAGAGCGCCTCGGCCGGGTGGGCGTCTTCCTGGACTATGAAGCTGGAGATGTCTCCTTCTACAACATGAGGGACAGATCGCACATCTACACGTGTCCCCGTTCACCCTTTGCTGGCCCCCTAAGACCCTTCTTCAGGCTGGGGTCTGACGACAGCCCCCTCTTCATCTGCCCAGCACTCACAGGAGCCAATGGCGTCACAGTGCCTGAGGAGGGCCTGATTCTTCACAGGGCACAGACCCTACACCGCCCTCAGGACTAA
- the LOC123638353 gene encoding butyrophilin subfamily 2 member A2-like isoform X10, whose protein sequence is MEPAVSLHFSLPASLLLPLLSLLALVSAQFTIQGPADPILAMMGENTTLHCHLSPEKNAEDMEVRWFRSQFSPAVLVYKGGRERTEEQMEEYRGRTTLVSKDISRGRVALVIHNVTAQENGTYRCYFQEGRSYDEAIMHLKVAGLGSKPLVEMKGHEDGGIRLECTSGGWYPEPLAVWRDPYGKVVPALEEAYTADRDGLFMVTTAVIIRDSSLRNVSCSVNSTLLGQEKETVIFIPEYFTPSTSPWVVILALILTILIILMAVSICCIKKLHREKRILSGEKDVEQEEKEIAQQLQEELRWRRTLLHAADVVLDPDTAHPELFLSEDRRSVRRGPSRQSVPDNPERFDCQPCVLGREYFTSGKHYWEVEVENVMAWTMGVCRDSVEKKGEALLLPQNGFWTLEMFENQYRALSSPERILPLRERLGRVGVFLDYEAGDVSFYNMRDRSHIYTCPRSPFAGPLRPFFRLGSDDSPLFICPALTGANGVTVPEEGLILHRAQTLHRPQD, encoded by the exons CCCAGTTTACCATCCAGGGTCCAGCTGATCCAATCCTGGCCATGATGGGAGAAAACACCACTTTACACTGCCACCTGTCACCTGAGAAAAATGCTGAGGACATGGAGGTGCGGTGGTTCCGGTCTCAGTTCTCGCCAGCAGTGCTGGTGTACAAGGGTGGGCGAGAGAGAACAGAGGAGCAGATGGAGGAGTACAGAGGAAGAACCACCCTTGTGAGCAAAGACATCAGCAGAGGCAGGGTGGCGCTGGTCATACACAATGTCACAGCCCAGGAGAATGGCACCTACCGCTGTTACTTCCAAGAAGGCAGGTCCTATGATGAGGCCATCATGCACCTCAAGGTGGCAG GCCTAGGCTCTAAACCCCTTGTTGAAATGAAAGGGCACGAGGATGGGGGCATCCGGCTGGAGTGCACATCTGGAGGGTGGTACCCAGAGCCTCTCGCGGTGTGGAGGGACCCCTATGGTAAGGTTGTACCTGCCCTGGAGGAGGCTTACACTGCTGACAGAGACGGCCTCTTCATGGTGACCACAGCTGTGATCATCAGAGATAGCTCCCTGAGGAACGTGTCCTGCTCTGTCAACAGCACCTTGCTCGGCCAGGAGAAGGAAACCGTGATTTTCATTCCAG aatattttacacCCAGCACATCTCCCTGGGTTGTGATCCTGGCTCTCATCCTGACTATTCTCATCATCCTCATGGCTGTGAGCATCTGTTGCATCAAGAAACTCCACAGGGAAAAAAGGATTTTGTCAGGGGAAAAGGATGTtgaacaggaagagaaagaaattgcaC agcaACTTCAAGAAGAATTGC GATGGAGAAGAACACTCTTACATGCTG CTGATGTGGTCCTGGACCCAGACACCGCTCACCCTGAGCTCTTCCTGTCTGAGGATCGGAGAAGTGTGAGACGGGGCCCTTCCCGGCAGAGCGTGCCTGACAACCCTGAGAGATTCGACTGTCAGCCTTGTGTCCTGGGCCGGGAATATTTCACCTCAGGAAAACATTACTGGGAGGTGGAAGTTGAAAACGTGATGGCATGGACAATGGGGGTTTGTAGAGACAGTGTTGAGAAGAAAGGGGAGGCCCTGCTGCTTCCTCAGAATGGCTTCTGGACCCTGGAGATGTTTGAAAACCAATACCGGGCCCTGTCCTCCCCCGAGAGGATTCTTCCTCTGAGAGAGCGCCTCGGCCGGGTGGGCGTCTTCCTGGACTATGAAGCTGGAGATGTCTCCTTCTACAACATGAGGGACAGATCGCACATCTACACGTGTCCCCGTTCACCCTTTGCTGGCCCCCTAAGACCCTTCTTCAGGCTGGGGTCTGACGACAGCCCCCTCTTCATCTGCCCAGCACTCACAGGAGCCAATGGCGTCACAGTGCCTGAGGAGGGCCTGATTCTTCACAGGGCACAGACCCTACACCGCCCTCAGGACTAA